AGGGTGGTCATTAATATTTCGGGTCTGCGCTTTGAGACACAGCTCAAGACACTCGCCCAGTTTCCAGAGACCTTACTAGGGGATCCTAAAAAGAGAATGAGATATTTCGACCCGCTCCGGAATGAGTATTTCTTTGACCGGAACAGACCCAGCTTCGATGCGATTTTATACTATTACCAGTCTGGTGGGAGGTTGCGGCGGCCGGTTAACGTGCCCTTAGACATCTTCTCGGAAGAGATTCGTTTCTATGAACTGGGGGAAGAAGCGATGGAGATGTTCCGGGAGGATGAAGGCTACATCAAAGAAGAGGAAAGACCGTTGCCTGAGAACGAGTTTCAGAGACAAGTGTGGTTGCTCTTTGAGTACCCCGAGAGCTCGGGCCCTGCCAGGATTATAGCTATTGTCTCCGTCATGGTGATTTTAATCTCCATCGTCAGCTTTTGCCTGGAAACGTTGCCCATTTTTCGGGATGAGAACGAAGACATGCACGGCAGCGGGCTGAGCCACCCCCCCTACTCCAACAGCAGCATGGGGTACCAGCAGTCCACCTCTTTCACAGACCCCTTCTTCATCGTGGAGACACTTTGCATCATCTGGTTCTCCTTTGAGTTCTTGGTGAGGTTTTTCGCCTGCCCCAGCAAGGCTGGGTTTTTTACCAACATCATGAACATTATAGACATCGTAGCCATCATTCCCTATTTCATCACCTTAGGGACGGAGCTGGCCGAGAAGCCGGAGGATGGGCAGCAAGGCCAGCAGGCCATGTCTTTGGCCATCCTCCGAGTCATCCGCTTGGTGCGGGTCTTCAGGATCTTCAAACTCTCCCGACACTCCAAGGGGCTGCAGATCCTGGGCCAGACTCTCAAGGCCAGCATGCGGGAGCTGGGCCTCTTgatatttttcctcttcatcggcgtcatcctcttctccagcgCCGTCTACTTTGCCGAGGCCGACGAGAGCGAGTCCCAGTTCCCGAGCATCCCCGATGCCTTCTGGTGGGCCGTGGTTTCCATGACGACTGTTGGCTACGGAGACATGGTCCCCACGACCATCGGGGGGAAAATAGTGGGTTCCTTGTGTGCCATCGCTGGCGTATTAACGATTGCCTTACCAGTGCCCGTCATAGTGTCTAACTTCAATTACTTCTACCACCGGGAGacggagggagaggagcaggctcAATATTTGCAAGTAACCAGCTGCCCAAAGATCCCCTCTTCCCCTGacctaaagaaaagcagaagtgccTCTACTATTAGTAAGTCTGATTATA
This portion of the Numenius arquata chromosome 24, bNumArq3.hap1.1, whole genome shotgun sequence genome encodes:
- the LOC141475050 gene encoding potassium voltage-gated channel subfamily A member 2, coding for MTVATGDPADEAAALPGHPQDTYNPETDHECCERVVINISGLRFETQLKTLAQFPETLLGDPKKRMRYFDPLRNEYFFDRNRPSFDAILYYYQSGGRLRRPVNVPLDIFSEEIRFYELGEEAMEMFREDEGYIKEEERPLPENEFQRQVWLLFEYPESSGPARIIAIVSVMVILISIVSFCLETLPIFRDENEDMHGSGLSHPPYSNSSMGYQQSTSFTDPFFIVETLCIIWFSFEFLVRFFACPSKAGFFTNIMNIIDIVAIIPYFITLGTELAEKPEDGQQGQQAMSLAILRVIRLVRVFRIFKLSRHSKGLQILGQTLKASMRELGLLIFFLFIGVILFSSAVYFAEADESESQFPSIPDAFWWAVVSMTTVGYGDMVPTTIGGKIVGSLCAIAGVLTIALPVPVIVSNFNYFYHRETEGEEQAQYLQVTSCPKIPSSPDLKKSRSASTISKSDYMEIQEGVNNSNEDFREENLKTANCTLANTNYVNITKMLTDV